A window from Anser cygnoides isolate HZ-2024a breed goose chromosome 1, Taihu_goose_T2T_genome, whole genome shotgun sequence encodes these proteins:
- the KCTD21 gene encoding BTB/POZ domain-containing protein KCTD21 gives MSEPITLNVGGKLYTTSLSTLTSFPDSMLGAMFSGKMPTKKDSQGNCFIDRDGKIFRYILNFLRTSHLDLPEDFQEMGLLRREVDFYQIQPLIEALQEKEVELSKAEKNAMLNITLDQKTQTVHFTVREAPQIYSLSSSNMEVFSANIFSTSCLFLKLLGSKLYYCFNGNLSSISSYLQDPNHLTLDWVASVEGLPEEEYTRQNLKRLWVVPDNKQINSFQVFVEEVLKIALSDGFCIDSSHPHTSDFMNNKIIRLIRYK, from the coding sequence ATGTCAGAACCCATCACGCTCAATGTTGGAGGAAAACTCTATACCACCTCTCTGTCCACCCTGACTAGCTTTCCAGACTCCATGCTGGGGGCCATGTTTAGTGGGAAGATGCCAACCAAGAAGGATAGCCAAGGCAACTGCTTTATCGACAGAGATGGCAAAATCTTCCGCTATATCCTCAACTTCTTAAGAACTTCTCACTTGGACCTCCCTGAAGACTTTCAGGAAATGGGCTTGCTTCGGCGGGAGGTAGATTTTTATCAAATCCAGCCTCTGATTGAGGCCttgcaggagaaggaggtggaGCTTTCCAAAGCGGAGAAAAACGCCATGCTCAACATCACCCTCGATCAGAAGACCCAGACCGTTCACTTCACCGTTCGAGAAGCGCCCCAGATCTACAGCCTGTCCTCCTCCAACATGGAAGTGTTCAGCGCTAATATCTTCTCCACATCGTGTCTGTTCCTGAAGCTTCTCGGTTCCAAACTTTACTACTGCTTCAACGGAAACCTCTCTTCCATATCCAGCTACCTGCAGGACCCCAACCATTTGACCTTAGATTGGGTTGCAAGCGTGGAAGGCCTTCCCGAAGAGGAGTACACGCGGCAGAACTTAAAGAGACTCTGGGTGGTGCCTGATAATAAGCAAATCAATAGCTTCCAGGTGTTTGTGGAAGAAGTGCTCAAAATAGCCCTGAGTGATGGCTTCTGCATAGATTCTTCTCATCCACACACTTCGGATTTCATGAATAATAAGATTATTCGCCTAATTCGATACAAGTAG